GTCTGTGAAGCTGTCCAGCTGTTCGCATTGTTCGTCTTCGCCATGTTCGCGACAGCGGTATCGGTGTAGCTTTCAGCTGTGGATATTGCCGCAGTCACCGAAGACGAAGACGCTAAGCCAGCTACCGCGTCATGCACGAATGAATCAGTCGCGACTTTGTCAGTATTGTCGCCCAGGGTTTGTTTTGTCGCAGTCACGCCGTTAGTTATCGCGCCGCCGGCGAGCGCTGTCAGGTTCGAAGCCAGCGGCTGGTATACGCTGGACAGCGCAGCTATGGCGCTGCTGATTGCACTAGAAATAAACCCTGGCACCGTGCCGGCGGCTAGTGTCGATAAGTGCGTCGCCAACGGTTGATAGACGCTGCTAAGCGCAGCTATGGCTGTCGATATCGCTGACGATACGAAAGTCGCATTCACCAAACCAGACACGGCGCTGTCAGTGTAGCTTTCGGCTGTCGCTAGTGTCGCCGCATCGCCGCTGTCTACATAAGTAGTCGAAGCTTTTCCAGCCACTGCGGAAGATATCGCGGAACTAATACCACTGGTGACACCATTAGCCGCCAGCGTGTTCAGGTTTCCGCTGGCTGGCTGATAGTTTCCGGCTGCCGCAGATATCGCTGTCGAAATCGCAGTTGTAATAAAGCCTGGCACGGTGCCCGCCGCTAGTGCTGTCAAATCGCCGTCTAGTGGCTGACGTGTGGCTATCGCTGCGTCAAGTTCTTCGGTCGTGATGCCACCGCCAGGACCGCCGCCGCCTTCATACGTCACAGAAACGACTTCGCGTTCGTCGACGATTGTCACGTCGTCAGCATCATTACTGAAGTCGATTGTACCTTCCTGGACCACGTCGACAATATCGCCGACGGTGCGTTTCAGCCAGTAATAACAGCCGGTTCCGAATGCCGCGCGCAGTTCTGCTATATCCATTGTCCAGACAAGCTGTGAAGTCCAGACGCCGTCGGTTTCTGTCGTGCTGTCCGGCGACATATCATCGGACGCGAACAAGTCTGGAAGGTCTGGGCTGTTTTCCTTCCTCACCACCAACTGATATGTTGCCGCGCTGATATCGAACTTCGCGGAGAACGTCAGAAGGCGATTAAACGTCGCTTCCGGTTCGATGTATAACGTTTTCGTTATGTTCACTACTTCGCCTGGTCCTTCGCCGCCTGCGCAGCCAGTCTTGCGTCTTCCGCTGCGTCTTCTGCCGCATCACTGCGAACTATATCTATCCAGATTGCCGGACCGGTCAGCGCGCCGAAGCTACCGACGACGATTCCGACCGCTGCGCCGGCGACTAGGCACACTGGAAGCGCAAGAATCGCCCTGACGGTGCGTTTTATTGGGTGTTTTGCTTCCGCTGGACGTGCCATCACTGACAGTGCAAACAAAAATGCCGCAATTAATGCGGTTTTCTGACGTTTTTTCATTGTTTTTGCCTACTTTCTACTTAAAGATCAGGGTAATTTGACGACGCCTGACGGTTGTATTACGCATGAATAGGCGAGTTTTTCGCCTTTTTTGTTTGTAGTTTCCAAGTTTACGACTTCGAAATCGCCTATCGATTCAAGAAATTTTGTCGCGCATTCAATCGAACACGCGTCTAATTCTGTCAGTTTTTCTTGCGCCGAATCCGCATAAACAGCCTTACAGCCGCATTTTTCTATTACTTCGTGCTGCAGTTTTTCTAGACTCATCTCATACCGCCTTCTTAACTGGCGGCATGATTGACAAATCAATGTATCCGCTGTTCTGCATGTAAAACGAATACGAAAATCGCCCGTGTGGTTTCATTTCTGGATTCGGATAGTCCGCATGGTTGTAAGCATTCGTCGAAAGCCGGATCGCTTCGGCTAGAAGTTCAGGTTCTGAAGGGCATTCGACCCAGGGCACTGCTACCAGGTCCAGGTCGCGCGTTTCGGAACCATGAACAGCCAGACAGTAACCATGATTCCGCGCTATTCTTACCAGCATTGGAAGCATGGCACGGTACATATCACGGCGCTGTTCTTTGTCGTAATATCGCATTGACTATTCACGCTCATATGGCTGTTTATACTCGATTCGCTTGCCTTTTGACGTGCGAACGTAGTAGTGCCAATCGACTGAAGACCCATAAGGCACGCCCTTTGAGTCGGTGTGAATGGTTTCGCCGGCGTATTCACGTTCGACGGAACCGTGAGTTTCGAGCGCGCAAGTCTGAAGCCAGTACTGTTCCTGCGCTGTTAGGTTCGCAGAAATACAGCCAAGCGCCACCACGAAGGCGACACCGACGAAGAAAACAGCGAAAGGGTGTCGGTCTGTTAAGCTTTCCATTTAGTTGCGTACCTTCCGAAGCCCAGCTTTGTCACGACGAACGCGCGTCAGTCGATTGCGCATTACACGAAGCTGATTTCGCGAAGGCTTGCCGTGAAACTCAAAGTTCGTGCAAAGAAAGCCGTTTTCTTTGAAGTCGTTACAATTCGGACACTGCGGTTCGGGCTGATAGCTTTCCCAGGTTTCCCCTAACTGCCGGCGGAGGTCCGCCATTTTTCCAGTCATCACCGTATTTGGTGCGCAATGTGAAAGATTGATTTCCATTTATGCCACCGCATTTAGTGCGCTGCGAACCGACGTGTCGTCGGAGGCGGAACGACACGTCGAAAAGCAGCTGCCCATCATTGAAAAATTTGAGACACCGGCATTATTTTTCGTTCCCGCAGGCTGCGCTGAAACGATGACGGTGTAGTAATCGGCTATCGACACCGGTTTTCGGCGTCTACGGCGCCACAGAAGGGCTTCTGAGGTATCCCCCCCTGGCATCCCCCCTAAGAGATTTTGCGGGCACGCCTTCGGAGGCACCCCCGCGTTCCCAGGGGCGCGGCTTCCCGTAAATCCGACCCACCCCCCACCCTGTGCGGGTTTCGGGGTTTCTGGATTTCTGAGAGCGGTATCATGCGTGGTGTCGCCATTTGAAAGCGCGCTTAGCACGAGAATGGCTACTGATGCAGCTTTCGATGCGAATCTTCCGTTCTGGCGCTTCATGTCAAATCGTGCTGTCTTTCGACTATGGCAAGAATGGCACAGCGACTGAAGATTCGAAGGTTCGTCTGTGCCACCATTGTTTCTAGCTGTCTTGTGATCGACATCAGTAGCAATAGCATTGCATCTGATACCGTCGTCAAGAATGGCTTCACAGAAGGGTTCGTCGATTAGTTGCTGTTCGCGTCTTGCTTGCCAGTCTGTCGTCTTGTAGTGCTTTCTGTCTTCACTACTCGATTGAGATTGGCTTACTGTCTGCTTCTTATGTCTATCGCAGTAGCGACCAGTCACTTCGACAAGACAGCCTGAGTATGCGCAATTGTGCTTGGCTTTATAGGGCATGGTTCACCTGCAATGCCAGACCCATGATAACTATGCTGTGGAGAAACAAGAACGCAAACATAACGCGCAGCTTCAGCCTGTTTTCTGCGTTTGCAGTGTCATAGCCACGTTGCCACATTGTTAGTAGTTCCCGGTCAGTACGCATTTAGCACCATGGTTAGGGCGAACGCTAAGACTGGCTTCACATGACCGACCGCATAGGCTGTTAGTCCTAAACTCGCAAGCACGAAGAACATCTTCGTGTCGCTCATGCAGTTACCTGCAAATTGTCGGATGCTGCTTGTCTGTGCTTTTCCAAGCGAATCACTAATCCAAGCTTCTGAACGAAGCGCTGTGTATCTTGCGGTCTGTCTGACTTCTTCGACAGTTGCACCTTAATGCCACCAGGAACCAGACGGTCCAGGGCGAATGCTGCGTCTTCGAAGTTCTTCAGCGCTTCGGTAAGGTGCTGCTGATAAGAACGACCGTCAGGCATTTTAGTCTTTGCTTCCATGCTTCGACCGTCGACCATTCGCATATACCTTCCTCTGGGCAATATAAAACAAAATCGGCAGTTTTTAGCGGTTTTGGTTCCAAGAATTAACGAAAGGCGCCTGTGTGCGTTTCGGGGATTTCGAAAATCAAATTGACAAAAGTCGTTCGAAGACGTAGCATTCATGCGGGTTCCAGCGGGTCCAAGTGACAGCAAAGTGAACCAAAAGTGAATCTTCAGGGAAAGCAAGATCCCAGCCAGGCCCGAAGAAGGGAAAAAGGGAAAGCATTTTGGCTTTTTTGCCTCGCAGCGTGCGCGCGAAGCTTTGTTTGCGTGCGTTGTTACGCGTAATATATATTCCGCCTGCGTGCGTTGTTAGGTCGCGCATATGAGAGCGATTTTTGATTTTGCTTTCCCTTTTTCCCTTTTCTAGACAGGCGCCTAAAACGCTTTCCCTGAAGATTCACTTTCCTTTCACTTTTGTATTCACTTTTACTACATATCTATTCAGGGAAATTAGTATCTATTTTGAAAACGTCTGAGTCTGTATAACGCACAGGGTTAGGGCTAAGGGTACATCGTCTAATTTCGCCTCTGTAGACGAAACGCTACGGGAATACAAAAACTGCAATGTTACGTAAAAACGGTCGACCAGGTCCTAACCCTGAATTTATGGCACCTCATTTGGTGTCGTCTTCTAAAACTATCTACTACATTCCCTCAAGTGAAAGATATACGCATTAAAACGAGTGCACCGCAGCTAGTGCCGCGCCAGTATTCGAAAGACGAACATGGCGCCATTTTTTCCTAACGTACTTTCCCTGACTAGCGCGGCTTCGCTGGTGATTGCAGAAAAGAAGGCGAACAAAAAAATTCTGCGTTCTGCTAAGAAGACCGCGCTAAAATTTCGGAGGGAAAACGCGGGTGAAAAATCATGTCCAGCTATTTGAGAGTGATCGCTATCAAGTCGACGAATCGAGTCGAAGAACTTCAGAACTTGATTAAATTGTGCCAATCTGCCGGACATGAACCGCCCGAATCTGTAGTGAAGGAATTAGAAGAAGCCGTCGTCTATCTGAGCGAACACGGGCTGAATCCAGTTCTGACTGAGTACTGGGAAGACGAAGCCGGCGGGTATGATGTCGACCTGTCGAAACTGCCGCCGAATACGTCGGTATTGCGCGTGGTGGTATCGTGACAGACGAAGCGAGAATCGAAAAGTGTCAGATTGTCGGCGTAAATCACTTGATTCAAGACGGATTCTGCTTGGACTGCAATAAGCCGAATAAACTAATCCTTGCCGAAAACTTAGTAATTTTGCCCGTTCAGATGACGCCGGAAGAACGCGCATTTGTAGACCAGCGGAACCTTAACGAAGCGTCTT
Above is a genomic segment from Candidatus Melainabacteria bacterium containing:
- a CDS encoding HNH endonuclease produces the protein MPYKAKHNCAYSGCLVEVTGRYCDRHKKQTVSQSQSSSEDRKHYKTTDWQARREQQLIDEPFCEAILDDGIRCNAIATDVDHKTARNNGGTDEPSNLQSLCHSCHSRKTARFDMKRQNGRFASKAASVAILVLSALSNGDTTHDTALRNPETPKPAQGGGWVGFTGSRAPGNAGVPPKACPQNLLGGMPGGDTSEALLWRRRRRKPVSIADYYTVIVSAQPAGTKNNAGVSNFSMMGSCFSTCRSASDDTSVRSALNAVA